A single window of Streptomyces cathayae DNA harbors:
- a CDS encoding ATP-dependent helicase, with amino-acid sequence MSSSFSTNGLSHPQVRRGARGAHRLVRTPPARKTPPRLDAAQRSVVDHETGPMIVLAGPGTGKTTTLVESVAARIARGGDAERILVLTFSRRAAVELRDRMALRTGAARAPQATTFHSFCYALIRAHQDSDLFVEPLRLLSGPEQDVTVRELLAGQTDLERLGLAHVRWPDELRACLTTRGFADEVRAVLARSRELGLGPDALDAFARRIGRPDWRAASAFLAEYLDVLDLQGVLDYAELVHRAVLLARRPEIARQLAARYDAVYVDEYQDTDPAQVRLLHALAGGGRTLVAFGDPDQSIYAFRGADVNGILDFPEAFPRADGRPAPVEVLRVSRRSGAALLSATRLVTQRMPLTRLPAEKVRAHRELTPARDGGRAEVYTYPTPGTELDNIADILRRAHLEDGVAWSDMAVLVRAGSRTLPVVRRALTSAGVPVDVDGDDLPLRHEPAVTPLLTALRAVATAEAADGPGREREQEQERGRNPEPGQGQEQEQPQEQVRQEPRWLDTETALTLLTSPLAGMDAADLRRLGRALREEERAAGNPLPPPSDELLARALAEPERLVVHDPTYARGAQRLGALLRTARARLADGGTAEEALWDLWDGTPWPARLERAARRGGAAGRHADRDLDAVCALFATAARAEERIGGRGALNFLEEIDAEDIAADTLTRRAVRPDAVRLMTAHRAKGLEWRLVVVAGVQEGLWPDLRRRGSLLEADRIGRDGLAEPLTPGALLAEERRLFYVAATRARERLVVTAVKAPADDGDQPSRFLTELGVEPKDVTGRPRRPLSVAALVAELRATTVDPRVSDTLREAAAHRLARLAALADEDGRPLVPSAHPYRWWGMYEPTRSKVPLRSRDQPVVLSGSALDQLAHTCALQWFLGREVKADAPATAAQGFGNVVHVLADEVASGHTPADLAVLMERLDSVWNALAFDAPWKSQQEKQNARVALERFLQWHVMDRAGRTPVASEHDFDVSLAAGDYEVRIRGQMDRVETDGEGRAYVVDFKTGKQAPSSAEVARHPQLAVYQLAVQEGAVDEVFDGKRPETGGAELVQLRQGAAGRDGGETLPKVQAQQPLEGEWVGDLLATAAGKVLDERFTPSTGQHCAHCAFQASCSARPEGRHVVE; translated from the coding sequence GTGAGCTCCTCTTTCTCCACCAACGGCCTGTCGCACCCCCAGGTGCGGCGGGGGGCCCGTGGCGCTCATCGGCTGGTCCGTACCCCGCCGGCTCGCAAGACTCCCCCACGACTGGACGCCGCGCAGCGCTCCGTGGTTGACCACGAGACCGGACCGATGATCGTTCTCGCAGGTCCGGGCACCGGGAAAACGACCACGCTCGTCGAGTCCGTGGCCGCGCGTATCGCCCGTGGAGGTGATGCCGAACGCATCCTCGTGCTGACGTTCAGCCGCCGGGCGGCCGTCGAGCTGCGCGACCGCATGGCCCTGCGGACAGGAGCCGCACGCGCCCCGCAGGCGACCACGTTCCACTCGTTCTGCTACGCCCTGATCCGCGCCCACCAGGACAGCGATCTCTTCGTGGAACCGCTGCGCCTGCTCTCGGGCCCCGAACAGGACGTCACCGTCCGTGAGCTGCTGGCCGGCCAGACGGACCTCGAACGCCTCGGTCTGGCACACGTGCGCTGGCCGGACGAACTGCGGGCCTGCCTGACCACCCGCGGCTTCGCCGACGAGGTCCGCGCGGTGCTCGCCCGCAGCCGTGAACTGGGCCTCGGCCCCGACGCCCTGGACGCCTTCGCCCGCCGCATCGGACGCCCCGACTGGCGTGCCGCCTCCGCCTTCCTCGCCGAGTACCTCGACGTCCTCGACCTGCAGGGCGTGCTCGACTACGCCGAACTGGTCCACCGCGCGGTGCTCCTCGCCCGCCGCCCCGAGATCGCCCGGCAGCTCGCCGCGCGGTACGACGCCGTGTACGTCGACGAGTACCAGGACACCGACCCGGCCCAGGTGCGACTGCTGCACGCGCTGGCCGGCGGCGGCCGCACCCTGGTCGCGTTCGGCGACCCGGACCAGTCGATCTACGCCTTCCGGGGCGCGGACGTGAACGGCATCCTGGACTTCCCCGAGGCGTTCCCCCGCGCGGACGGCCGCCCGGCCCCGGTCGAGGTGCTCCGGGTCTCGCGCCGCTCCGGCGCGGCCCTGCTGTCCGCCACCCGCCTGGTCACCCAGCGCATGCCGCTGACCCGCCTCCCCGCCGAGAAGGTCCGCGCCCACCGGGAACTCACACCGGCCCGGGACGGCGGCCGGGCCGAGGTCTACACGTACCCGACCCCCGGTACGGAACTGGACAACATCGCCGACATCCTGCGCAGGGCCCACCTGGAGGACGGCGTCGCCTGGAGCGACATGGCCGTCCTGGTGCGGGCCGGCTCCCGCACCCTCCCCGTCGTCCGCCGCGCCCTCACCTCGGCCGGCGTCCCGGTGGACGTCGACGGCGACGACCTCCCCCTGCGCCACGAACCGGCGGTGACCCCGCTGCTGACGGCCCTGCGGGCGGTGGCGACGGCGGAGGCGGCCGACGGCCCGGGACGAGAGCGGGAGCAGGAGCAGGAGAGGGGACGGAACCCGGAGCCGGGGCAGGGACAGGAGCAGGAGCAGCCGCAGGAGCAGGTCCGGCAAGAGCCCCGCTGGCTCGACACCGAAACCGCCCTCACCCTGCTCACCTCCCCCCTCGCCGGCATGGACGCCGCGGACCTGCGCCGCCTCGGCCGGGCCCTGCGCGAGGAGGAGCGGGCCGCGGGCAACCCCCTGCCACCGCCCTCGGACGAACTCCTCGCACGCGCGCTGGCCGAACCCGAGCGGCTGGTCGTGCACGACCCCACGTACGCGCGCGGCGCCCAGCGGCTCGGCGCGCTGCTGCGCACGGCCCGCGCACGCCTCGCCGACGGCGGCACCGCCGAGGAGGCGCTGTGGGACCTGTGGGACGGCACCCCGTGGCCCGCACGCCTGGAACGCGCCGCCCGCCGGGGCGGCGCCGCCGGACGCCACGCCGACCGGGACCTCGACGCGGTGTGCGCCCTGTTCGCGACCGCCGCCCGCGCCGAGGAACGCATCGGCGGCCGGGGCGCCCTGAACTTCCTGGAGGAGATCGACGCCGAGGACATCGCCGCCGACACCCTCACCCGACGCGCCGTACGCCCCGACGCCGTACGCCTGATGACCGCGCACCGCGCCAAGGGCCTGGAGTGGCGGCTGGTCGTCGTGGCCGGCGTCCAGGAGGGCCTCTGGCCCGACCTGCGCCGCCGCGGCTCCCTGCTGGAGGCCGACCGCATCGGCCGCGACGGACTCGCCGAACCGCTCACCCCCGGCGCGCTCCTCGCCGAGGAACGCCGGCTGTTCTACGTGGCGGCCACCCGCGCGCGGGAACGCCTCGTCGTGACGGCCGTGAAGGCCCCCGCCGACGACGGCGACCAGCCCTCCCGCTTCCTGACCGAACTCGGCGTCGAGCCCAAGGACGTCACCGGCCGCCCGCGCCGCCCGCTGTCCGTCGCCGCGCTCGTCGCCGAACTGCGCGCCACCACGGTCGACCCGCGCGTCTCCGACACCCTCAGGGAGGCCGCCGCCCACCGGCTCGCCCGGCTCGCCGCCCTCGCCGACGAGGACGGACGCCCCCTGGTGCCGTCCGCCCACCCCTACCGCTGGTGGGGCATGTACGAACCCACCCGGAGCAAGGTGCCGCTGCGCAGCCGCGACCAGCCCGTCGTGCTCTCCGGCAGCGCCCTGGACCAGCTCGCCCACACCTGCGCCCTGCAGTGGTTCCTCGGCCGGGAGGTGAAGGCCGACGCACCCGCGACCGCCGCCCAGGGCTTCGGCAACGTGGTGCACGTCCTCGCCGACGAGGTGGCCTCCGGGCACACCCCGGCCGACCTCGCCGTCCTCATGGAACGCCTCGACTCCGTGTGGAACGCGCTCGCCTTCGACGCACCGTGGAAGTCGCAGCAGGAGAAGCAGAACGCGCGCGTGGCACTCGAACGCTTCCTGCAGTGGCACGTCATGGACCGCGCCGGACGCACCCCGGTGGCCAGCGAGCACGACTTCGACGTGAGCCTCGCGGCCGGCGACTACGAGGTCCGCATCCGCGGCCAGATGGACCGCGTCGAGACCGACGGCGAGGGCCGCGCCTACGTCGTCGACTTCAAGACCGGGAAACAGGCCCCCAGCTCCGCCGAGGTGGCCCGCCACCCCCAGCTCGCCGTCTACCAGCTCGCCGTCCAGGAGGGCGCAGTCGACGAGGTGTTCGACGGCAAACGCCCCGAGACGGGGGGTGCCGAGCTGGTCCAGCTGCGCCAGGGCGCCGCCGGACGGGACGGCGGGGAGACCCTGCCCAAGGTGCAGGCCCAGCAGCCGCTGGAGGGGGAGTGGGTCGGCGACCTGCTCGCCACGGCGGCCGGCAAGGTCCTCGACGAACGCTTCACCCCGAGCACCGGCCAGCACTGCGCCCACTGCGCCTTCCAGGCCTCGTGCAGCGCCCGGCCCGAGGGGCGGCACGTGGTCGAGTGA
- a CDS encoding MGMT family protein — MSQESLPSGTGPRHADALPEYAERVLEVAERIPPGRVMTYGDVAEWLGEGGPRQVGRVMALYGGAVPWWRVVRADGVLLPGHELRALGHYRAEGTPLKEASRAAEGHQPRLEMRRARWDGGHGEGHTSQLPASDTPPCDL; from the coding sequence ATGAGTCAGGAGAGCCTCCCGTCCGGCACCGGCCCCCGGCACGCGGACGCCCTGCCCGAGTACGCCGAGCGGGTCCTCGAGGTGGCCGAGCGGATCCCGCCGGGCCGCGTCATGACGTACGGCGACGTGGCCGAGTGGCTGGGGGAGGGCGGCCCGCGCCAGGTGGGACGTGTGATGGCGCTCTACGGCGGAGCCGTCCCGTGGTGGCGTGTCGTCCGCGCGGACGGTGTGCTGCTGCCGGGACACGAGCTGAGAGCCCTCGGCCACTACCGCGCGGAGGGCACTCCGCTCAAGGAGGCGAGCCGGGCCGCGGAAGGACACCAGCCGCGCCTCGAGATGAGGCGCGCACGGTGGGACGGCGGCCACGGGGAGGGTCACACCAGCCAGCTTCCGGCATCGGACACACCGCCGTGCGACCTGTGA
- a CDS encoding lysylphosphatidylglycerol synthase transmembrane domain-containing protein — protein MEQQGAHPGDAAGTSDASSHPDTGNTGPQDADAQAAGTEAVGKQAAPGPPDGTDRTDKTEGAGGAGVTDPAHSDEVEGDEPLLPARVHRPSDLMRLLVGVLAVGALLAVAAFAHGTTSGLEQDITKGTGQAPDLLIKIAGLASSIAILLVPVAFAIERLIKRDGLRIADGVLAAVLAHGVTLATDLWVARAAPGSIQDALTQPSPGDIHVLTDPVHGYLAPVIAYMTAVGMSRRPRWRTVLWVVLLLDAFSMLVTGYTTPFSIILTVLIGWTVAYGTLYAVGSPNVRPTGQTLMAGLRTVGFRPVSASRQEAPDAVEAGDRGRRYFVTLEDGPPLDVTVVDREQQAQGFFYRTWRNLTLRGFATRSSLQSLRQALEQEALLAYAAIAAGANAPKLIATSELGPDAVMLVYEHSGGRALDSLPDEEITDELLRGAWRQVQALQSRRIAHRRLVGDAILVDRSGKVILTDLRVGEIAAGDLLLRMDVSQLLVTLGLRVGAERAVASALSVLGPDAVADCLPMLQPIALSRSTRGTLRRLARERAHRDREAVLEASRQAKLLRAEQAAADQAEGPATGSTAAGKPDKKTVRAEQRAEKRAIDEALEEAREEDLLTQIRHEVLRIRPQAPVEPARLERVRPRTLISFIAGAIGGYFLLTQLTHIEFGPLISNAEWGWVVAAVLFSAASYFAAALALLGFVPERVPFVRTVAAQVAGSFVKIVAPAAVGGVALNTRFLQRAGVRPGLAVASVGASQLFGLGCHILMLLAFGYLTGTEKTPSLSPSRTVIAGLLTVAVLVLVVTSVPFLRKFVVTRVRSLFAGVVPRMLDVLQRPQKLATGIGGMLLLTACFVLCLYASVRAFGDGTTSVSLAGVAVVFLAGNALGSAAPTPGGVGAVEATLTVGLIAVGLPSEVAAPAVLLFRLLTLWLPVLPGWLAFNHLTRKEAL, from the coding sequence ATGGAACAGCAGGGTGCGCACCCCGGGGACGCGGCGGGCACCTCTGACGCCTCGTCGCATCCGGACACCGGGAACACCGGCCCGCAGGACGCCGACGCGCAGGCCGCCGGCACCGAGGCGGTGGGAAAGCAGGCCGCTCCGGGCCCTCCCGACGGCACGGACAGGACAGACAAAACGGAAGGGGCGGGCGGCGCCGGCGTCACCGATCCGGCGCACAGCGACGAGGTCGAGGGCGACGAGCCCCTGCTCCCCGCGCGCGTGCACCGCCCGTCCGATCTCATGCGACTGCTCGTCGGTGTACTCGCCGTCGGGGCCCTGCTGGCGGTCGCCGCCTTCGCCCACGGCACCACCTCGGGGCTGGAACAGGACATCACCAAGGGCACCGGCCAGGCGCCCGACCTGCTCATCAAGATCGCCGGTCTGGCCTCCAGCATCGCGATCCTGCTCGTACCGGTGGCCTTCGCCATCGAACGGCTGATCAAACGGGACGGACTGCGCATCGCCGACGGGGTGCTCGCCGCCGTCCTCGCGCACGGCGTGACACTCGCCACCGACCTGTGGGTCGCGCGGGCCGCACCCGGCTCGATCCAGGATGCGCTGACCCAGCCCTCCCCCGGCGACATACACGTTCTCACCGACCCGGTGCACGGCTACCTGGCTCCGGTCATCGCCTACATGACGGCCGTCGGCATGTCCCGCAGACCCAGATGGCGCACGGTGCTGTGGGTCGTGCTGCTTCTCGACGCCTTCTCGATGCTCGTCACCGGGTACACGACTCCGTTCTCCATCATCCTGACGGTGCTGATCGGCTGGACCGTCGCCTACGGCACCCTCTACGCGGTCGGTTCGCCCAATGTGCGCCCCACCGGACAGACCCTGATGGCGGGCCTGCGGACCGTCGGCTTCCGTCCCGTGAGCGCGTCCCGCCAGGAAGCCCCGGACGCCGTCGAGGCCGGGGACCGGGGCCGCCGCTACTTCGTCACCCTGGAGGACGGTCCGCCGCTGGACGTGACGGTGGTCGACCGTGAGCAGCAGGCACAGGGCTTCTTCTACCGCACGTGGCGCAATCTGACCCTGCGCGGCTTCGCCACCCGCAGCAGTCTCCAGTCCCTGCGCCAGGCGCTGGAGCAGGAGGCGCTGCTGGCGTACGCGGCCATCGCGGCCGGTGCCAACGCGCCCAAGCTGATCGCGACCTCCGAGCTCGGCCCCGACGCGGTGATGCTCGTCTACGAGCACAGCGGCGGGCGCGCCCTGGACTCGCTGCCGGACGAGGAGATCACCGACGAGCTGCTGCGCGGCGCCTGGCGTCAGGTGCAGGCGTTGCAGTCCCGCCGGATCGCGCACCGCAGGCTGGTCGGTGACGCGATCCTGGTGGATCGTTCCGGCAAGGTGATCCTCACCGACCTGCGCGTCGGTGAGATCGCCGCCGGCGATCTGCTGCTGCGCATGGACGTCTCCCAGCTGCTGGTGACCCTCGGGCTCAGGGTGGGCGCCGAACGGGCGGTGGCCTCCGCGCTGAGCGTGCTCGGCCCCGACGCCGTGGCGGACTGCCTGCCGATGCTCCAGCCCATCGCGCTGAGCCGCTCCACCCGCGGGACCCTGCGCCGGCTCGCCCGGGAACGGGCGCACCGCGACCGTGAGGCGGTCCTGGAGGCCTCCCGGCAGGCCAAGCTGCTCCGCGCGGAACAGGCCGCGGCGGACCAGGCCGAGGGGCCTGCGACCGGGTCCACCGCGGCCGGGAAGCCGGACAAGAAGACCGTGCGGGCGGAGCAGCGGGCCGAGAAGCGGGCCATCGACGAGGCGCTGGAGGAGGCCCGCGAGGAGGACCTGCTCACGCAGATCCGGCACGAGGTGCTGCGGATCAGGCCGCAGGCGCCGGTGGAGCCGGCCCGGCTGGAGCGGGTGCGTCCGCGCACGCTGATCAGTTTCATCGCCGGTGCCATCGGCGGGTACTTCCTGCTGACGCAGCTCACCCACATCGAGTTCGGGCCGCTGATCTCCAACGCGGAGTGGGGCTGGGTGGTGGCGGCCGTGCTGTTCTCGGCGGCCAGCTACTTCGCCGCCGCCCTGGCGCTGCTGGGGTTCGTCCCGGAGCGGGTGCCGTTCGTCAGGACGGTGGCGGCGCAGGTCGCCGGTTCCTTCGTGAAGATCGTCGCCCCGGCGGCGGTGGGCGGTGTCGCCCTGAACACCCGGTTCCTCCAGCGTGCCGGGGTGCGGCCGGGACTCGCCGTGGCCAGTGTCGGCGCCTCGCAGTTGTTCGGGCTGGGCTGCCACATCCTGATGCTGCTGGCGTTCGGTTATCTGACCGGGACCGAGAAGACGCCCTCACTGTCGCCGTCCCGCACGGTCATCGCGGGTCTGCTGACGGTGGCGGTGCTGGTGCTCGTGGTGACCTCGGTGCCGTTCCTGCGGAAGTTCGTCGTCACGCGCGTGCGGTCGCTGTTCGCGGGTGTCGTGCCGCGGATGCTCGACGTGCTGCAGCGTCCGCAGAAGCTGGCCACCGGCATCGGCGGCATGCTGCTGCTGACCGCCTGCTTCGTGCTGTGCCTGTACGCCTCCGTCCGGGCGTTCGGCGACGGGACGACGTCGGTCAGCCTCGCCGGCGTGGCGGTGGTCTTCCTCGCGGGCAACGCGCTGGGGTCGGCGGCTCCCACCCCGGGAGGTGTGGGCGCGGTCGAGGCGACCCTGACGGTCGGTCTGATCGCGGTCGGTCTGCCCAGCGAGGTCGCCGCGCCGGCGGTGCTGCTGTTCCGGCTGCTGACGCTGTGGCTGCCGGTGCTCCCGGGCTGGCTGGCCTTCAACCACCTCACCCGCAAGGAAGCGCTGTAG